The following are encoded together in the Amblyraja radiata isolate CabotCenter1 chromosome 27, sAmbRad1.1.pri, whole genome shotgun sequence genome:
- the hmgcl gene encoding hydroxymethylglutaryl-CoA lyase, mitochondrial isoform X2 — protein sequence MGAICTQASTAVAQSLPEQVKIVEVGPRDGLQNEKVIVPADVKIQLINLLSEAGLSVVEATSFVSPKWVPQMADQQQVMKGIRKYPNVSYPVLTPNLKGFESALKAGATEVAIFGAASEMFSKKNINCSIDESLQRFEEVMKAAKDASIPVRGYVSCVVGCPYEGNISPTKVAEVAKKLYSMGCYEISLGDTIGVGTPGSMHKMLSAVIKEVPISALAVHCHDTYGQALVNIFTALQMGISTVDSSVAGLGGCPYATNASGNVATEDVVYMLNGLGIHTGVDLQKLMEAGAFICKALKRKTSSKVAQAFCKL from the exons GCTAGTACGGCTGTGGCACAGTCTCTACCCGAGCAAGTGAAAATTGTTGAAGTTGGACCCAGAGATGGACTGCAAAATGAAAAG GTCATTGTTCCAGCTGATGTAAAAATTCAGTTAATTAACCTTCTCTCAGAGGCTGGATTATCTGTTGTGGAAGCAACAAGCTTTGTCTCCCCAAAATGGGTTCctcag ATGGCCGATCAGCAGCAAGTGATGAAAGGAATCCGAAAATATCCAAACGTGAGCTACCCAGTGTTGACTCCAAACCTAAAAGGGTTTGAGAGTGCA CTGAAAGCCGGTGCAACAGAAGTAGCCATCTTTGGAGCAGCCTCAGAAATgttcagtaaaaaaaatattaattgttcTATTGATGAGAGTTTACAACGATTTGAAGAGGTGATGAAAGCAGCGAAGGATGCAAGTATTCCAGTTCGAGG ATATGTGTCTTGTGTTGTCGGATGTCCATATGAAGGAAATATTTCCCCTACTAAAGTTGCAGAG GTGGCCAAGAAGCTTTATTCAATGGGCTGTTATGAAATATCCCTGGGAGATACCATTGGTGTAGGAACACCGGGCAGCATGCACAAAATGCTGTCAGCTGTAATCAAGGAGGTGCCAATCAGTGCATTAGCAGTACACTGCCATGATACATATGGACAGGCTCTTGTCAATATCTTTACAGCTTTACAG ATGGGAATCAGCACGGTGGATTCATCAGTGGCTGGCCTGGGTGGTTGTCCTTACGCAACAAATGCATCAGGAAACGTGGCAACCGAGGATGTGGTCTACATGTTGAATGGACTAGGCATTCACACA GGCGTGGACCTGCAGAAGTTAATGGAAGCTGGTGCATTCATCTGCAAAGCATTGAAGAGGAAAACCAGCTCTAAAGTCGCTCAAGCATTTTGCAAGTTATAA